The DNA window TGCCATAGCATGGGCAACAATGTTATAAGATCGTCTGGCATGTTGAAAACGAACCGAGCAACTCAGCGGAATAGCAATGCAATCTTCGATTATGAGCTGAATATGATCAATGGCACCATCATGCTTGTGAAATCTTTGAATAACATTGAGTGAATCAGACTCCACAATCAGTTCCTCACACAGAATATATGCTGCCATCTTCACGCCAAACTCGACCGCCATAGCTTCAGCCAATTCTACGTCATAAATCCCCTGCATAACACAAACTCCACTCTTCAACACCACGCCTTCACTGTTCCTACAAACAGCACCTGCAACAGACATCTTCTTATCAATAGAGACTGCTGCATCAGTATTCAGTTTGACAGCATGGGGTGGAGGAGGA is part of the Mercurialis annua linkage group LG3, ddMerAnnu1.2, whole genome shotgun sequence genome and encodes:
- the LOC126672695 gene encoding uncharacterized protein LOC126672695; this encodes MSPLSLRVDRFQSTSLVDWVNSMLTTLKADELQLFVLSLWSIWNDRNNIVFGNRRLAPDMLFSNILSMHSGGSSGHQVVISEVRSQNQTWNPPPPHAVKLNTDAAVSIDKKMSVAGAVCRNSEGVVLKSGVCVMQGIYDVELAEAMAVEFGVKMAAYILCEELIVESDSLNVIQRFHKHDGAIDHIQLIIEDCIAIPLSCSVRFQHARRSYNIVAHAMAKWGMFIGRNRLFDGEVPFPVNELIVIPS